A single genomic interval of Halomonas sp. GT harbors:
- a CDS encoding serine hydrolase, whose protein sequence is MATRGICATIVTRWWLPLSLMVVLLGAISSAHANPRYAGMVVDLENGEVLYAENADERRYPASLTKMMTLYLMFEALESGQLSLNQPLPVSAQAAAMPAVKLWLSAGSTIPVDSAIRALAVRSANDVAVVVAEALGGSEQRFAQLMTAKARELGMNATTFRNASGLPDDQQVTTARDMVTLSVRVMQDFPQYYHYFGLQEFTYRGTRHTSHNRLVKNYPGADGLKTGFIRASGFNVATTAVHGDRRLVGIVMGGFSGASRDTHMANLLDRSFARAALRDQQTWLANTNFSSEFMAFSGTPSQRPVPTPPASNRPVMASNESAVNNLTASNHLAATTLSPSPASAPAVEIEDRLARSMEAPTETSVTRTPDPVNAFIERERELAATPQRSVTAGGWGIQVGAFSQAARAEQLARQAAQRLPHEVGGRVAIDTLGGQTPVFRARVVALDEARARRACRTLQAQGMECMVVNASL, encoded by the coding sequence ATGGCAACAAGGGGAATATGCGCAACGATAGTCACGCGTTGGTGGCTTCCGCTGTCTTTAATGGTAGTGCTGCTAGGCGCGATATCGAGTGCTCATGCAAATCCGCGTTATGCTGGCATGGTTGTGGATTTGGAAAACGGAGAGGTCTTGTACGCCGAGAATGCCGATGAGCGTCGCTACCCCGCATCGTTAACCAAAATGATGACGCTTTATCTTATGTTTGAAGCATTGGAAAGTGGTCAGCTTAGTCTTAATCAGCCGCTTCCTGTGTCTGCTCAAGCTGCCGCCATGCCTGCTGTAAAACTGTGGCTTTCTGCAGGAAGTACGATTCCTGTTGATTCTGCTATTCGTGCGTTGGCGGTGCGTTCTGCGAATGATGTTGCTGTCGTGGTTGCTGAGGCGTTAGGTGGTAGTGAGCAACGCTTTGCTCAGTTGATGACCGCAAAAGCTCGCGAGCTAGGCATGAATGCCACTACATTCCGCAATGCCTCTGGTCTACCTGATGACCAGCAAGTCACCACGGCACGGGATATGGTGACGCTCTCTGTACGCGTGATGCAGGATTTTCCACAGTATTACCACTACTTTGGGCTGCAGGAGTTCACCTATCGTGGAACCCGGCACACCAGCCATAATCGCTTAGTGAAAAACTACCCCGGTGCAGATGGCCTTAAAACTGGCTTTATTCGCGCGTCAGGTTTCAACGTGGCGACAACGGCTGTTCACGGGGATCGCCGCTTAGTAGGCATCGTAATGGGTGGTTTTAGTGGAGCTTCTCGTGACACTCATATGGCGAATTTGTTAGACCGTAGCTTTGCTCGTGCAGCGCTGCGTGACCAGCAAACGTGGCTGGCGAATACTAATTTTTCTAGCGAGTTTATGGCTTTTTCTGGCACGCCTAGCCAACGTCCCGTACCGACACCGCCAGCCTCTAATCGTCCTGTCATGGCGAGTAATGAATCGGCTGTGAATAATTTAACGGCTTCCAATCATTTGGCAGCGACAACACTTTCTCCTTCACCAGCGTCTGCCCCAGCTGTTGAAATTGAAGATCGTCTTGCGCGTTCCATGGAGGCACCGACAGAAACTTCTGTCACCCGTACACCAGATCCGGTGAATGCTTTTATTGAACGTGAGCGCGAGTTGGCGGCTACGCCACAGCGGTCTGTTACCGCTGGTGGCTGGGGTATCCAGGTAGGAGCCTTTAGCCAAGCGGCGCGAGCAGAGCAGTTGGCACGGCAGGCTGCCCAACGCCTCCCTCATGAAGTGGGTGGACGGGTTGCTATCGATACCTTAGGTGGTCAAACGCCGGTATTCCGTGCTCGTGTTGTCGCTTTGGATGAAGCGCGCGCCAGACGCGCCTGTAGAACGCTCCAAGCGCAGGGGATGGAGTGCATGGTGGTCAACGCAAGCTTGTAA
- a CDS encoding DMT family transporter, whose product MTTSLKGILCMCLGVLFLALGDAVSKWLGEVHSPLQIIFFRTLVSLPLIALLAHFAGGLRKLYTKRPRVHLLRGLIYTATMVCFVWGLTLLPLAEATAIAFVAPLFVTLLSVPLLGERIDPPVLIASLVGFAGVLIVVRPGGDAFQLGTLTLLGAAFFYALMMITARRYGAREHLWAMVFYMTLVPFIVTTLSLPWVWQTPEPWHWLGFLAAGVLGIGATAFITLAFRFAPAAIAAPFDYTAMLWAVLLGWWFWGELPDLWVWVGSVLIMGSGLAIAYHDRRTTLKPRPTA is encoded by the coding sequence GTGACAACGTCGTTAAAAGGTATCCTGTGCATGTGTTTAGGGGTTCTGTTCTTAGCGCTTGGTGACGCTGTATCGAAGTGGCTAGGCGAAGTACATTCGCCACTACAGATTATTTTCTTTCGTACACTCGTGTCATTACCGCTCATTGCCCTGTTAGCGCATTTTGCGGGAGGGTTGCGCAAGTTGTATACCAAACGTCCCCGTGTACACCTTTTAAGAGGATTAATTTATACCGCTACAATGGTGTGTTTTGTCTGGGGACTAACCCTATTGCCACTCGCAGAGGCTACGGCAATCGCTTTTGTGGCACCTTTGTTTGTAACGTTGCTTTCAGTGCCGTTACTTGGCGAGCGGATTGATCCACCCGTATTAATAGCGTCGTTAGTTGGCTTTGCAGGCGTGCTGATTGTGGTTCGCCCCGGTGGTGATGCTTTCCAGCTCGGTACGCTAACCCTCTTGGGAGCCGCTTTCTTTTATGCGCTAATGATGATTACTGCGCGGCGCTATGGCGCTCGGGAGCACCTGTGGGCAATGGTGTTCTATATGACGTTAGTGCCCTTTATCGTCACTACGTTGAGTTTGCCCTGGGTTTGGCAAACCCCAGAGCCTTGGCACTGGCTTGGTTTTTTGGCTGCCGGTGTTTTGGGTATTGGAGCGACTGCGTTTATTACGCTGGCATTTCGCTTTGCCCCTGCGGCGATTGCCGCTCCATTTGATTACACGGCGATGCTGTGGGCGGTGCTGCTCGGCTGGTGGTTCTGGGGAGAGCTGCCCGATTTGTGGGTATGGGTGGGCAGCGTGCTGATTATGGGTAGCGGATTAGCAATTGCTTACCATGACCGTCGCACGACGCTGAAACCCCGCCCAACGGCTTAA